Genomic DNA from Gossypium hirsutum isolate 1008001.06 chromosome A01, Gossypium_hirsutum_v2.1, whole genome shotgun sequence:
AGAGAGAATCAATCAAACCCAAGGCTAAAATCGAAAGAGTTtgagaaaagggaaaataaggGTATTCGACCAACACAAAATAGAGTAAGGGAAAGAATGACTGTGAAGGGAGTAAAGGGAAAGGAGAAAATCGTCAGTAGAGTACTGATGAAGAGTAGAACCAACATGAAAAATATACCCGAATGGTAAAAAGAAAAGTTCGGCTACCCAGAACAGAGAATGAAGAGAACCCAAAAGCAATGTCAGAAACTGAAAATGAGGAGAGAGCAAAAATGCACAGTAACCGAAACtagacttctcaaacacttctcaggacacttaaccactgaagcaagcatgTATTAATGCGACAcaacatacataaataaatatttaagatttGGGGCGTTCCAGGTTCAGTGGTAAGACCTTAGCTTACCTACAGGTCTCGTGTTCAATTCTTGTGTGTGCAAAGTggagtttatttttgttttgaattctGAAGAAAAGAATCTAATTTGGATAATTATAGGAGTTAATGGGTAGTTTTTAAAACTAAAGCAATGAAAGATTATCTCTTGAAATATATCCCTCTCTATTTCCCAATTTTGTTACCCACCTTCTCAATAGctttcatgttttcattttttgtttcttatttcttttgttgccatagtttttctattttcccctttttccattttttcctttattattttcttttagatttttcTTAGACCTTTACTAATCACCtctattctttattgtcaccctCTTAttcgttttttgttttttttaaggttcTCTGTCTATTTGTGTTGTTAATTCTTCGTTGATTCATTGCTTTATTCTTGGTAAGTGTATTATTCATTTAGTAAAGATTTGATATTATTCTCTTTTCATGAAGAGGTAAGTGGGTGAGTTGACTGTTTGTATTGAATTGGTTCTGATAAGTTTCTGTGAATTTATTAGTTGTGGAGTGGAGACTTTGCCAGCGAGCTAAGTATGGTTTAGGGCTGCTGTTATTTGCAAGGGTAAGTGACCAACTCAGTTGTGTGCATTCTTTGAAGTCGGCTAGGTGTAGTAGCCACCTTATGCGTaccaaaatttgagatttatcgGGCATTAAAATGCCCCCCATTAACCTTAGGATGAATGCTTGGGCACATTGTTCTTTGACGATGTTGGTCGCGTTTGGAGGAAGCTCTTTGAAATTGGTTTCTGACCAATTCATCTATATTCAGCCACCTTGAAACTTGTTTAGGACCTTCCCCAAAAATGCCTCACAAAGGTCCTCTTTAACGGGAATGATCGCTGACCTCGTGATGATTGACCTATCCACCGATAAATCGAGTTACAAAGCTATGTcctcgagtgtgattgtacactcgccGCATAAAAGATGGAAAGCGTGTGTCTTGagcctccatctttccaccaacgcgCTGATGAGCGTAGGATCAAGTTTGCAGCCCCTGAGCATACGAGATGCATGCAAGAATCTCGTGTTTTGCAAGTAACCATAAATTTTGGTGATTGGTCCTTTTGACAAATTGTGTATAAACCCCTCCAAAACACGATCATTCGCCTATTTATAtcgacaaaaaaatattttaaaatattttaaaaaataagaaactttaaatttaacttaattgaaaataaaaaaatttaaaatttcgtcTTACCATTATTGCTTGAGCGACGAAAATGTACTTTTCTTCGAAACGAATCAGAAATGTTGtcattcttgaaaatttaatcaaatgaataaaatatgaaatcattaaaaaataatatttttaaacaagcGTATCGGAAAATTTAGAACAAAACTtgagaaaattgagagaattAAGAGCCTGTTTAGTAGTGCTTAAAAAAAGCACTTCTAGCTCTAAAAGCACTTTTGTAGAAAAGTTGTGCTAAACAAACTGTTTTTGACTgaattttttggcttttcaggagaagttaaaatttttagcttttcctttcccaaaagcaattttgGTGCTTAAAtactttttcacccctctaataacatagtactttccctttttttccttcttagtgcttaattacaaatgtgttaaaatcattaattaaaaataaaaaatattttttaaaatattaattacaaatatttaatgattatacttaaatattcaaaatataatttatatatttaattaaattttataaataattaatatttattgcttaaaaatatttaaaatttatatttcatatattaaaatattaacagcaaattataataaattttatattcttacaaaaatataataatgttaaattaatttaaacattatttaaatacatatttgttacttgataataacatgtctaaaatggacattttatttctcaaaagtattttttgacaGTAATgctaaatactcaaaatttaaactaaacttttcaaaagtacttttccaTAACATTTTTCAAAAGTATTGCTAAACTAGCCCTAATAAAGTTGAAAGAATTGAGAGAGTTAGATTtgagtgaaaaaaattaaaattgtatagTATTTGTAGAAAAAAATGACCGTTGGAGCACTTTAAATCTTTTTACCATTGCCAGCCAACGTTTAAAAAATCGTTAGAATTGACTTTTGACGAACgagttttttatataattaataagaaAACACATTTAACTAAGCGTGTTTTCCCTTTCTCTTTTAAAGAACGACCTATTTCCTTAAGTTAGAAAAAATACCTAAAAAGGCAAATAAAACAAATTGACATATATGACTAATGGAAAAATCTTCAAAGaaactttatttataaaaataaaacaaattgaatattATTGTTGTAGAAAGAAAGAGGAGGGGAATATGGCGGTCGCGAATGAATAGGTGGCTTGGTGGACAAGGAGGGATGAACGCGTAAATATGCCCAAATGCTAACTCTACACGGAAACAACAACTTCCGTATATATATACATTGCAACCCTACGgcagaagagaaagaaagaaacccTTTTCCTGCCTCCCCTCTATAAGGCTAATATACCACCTCAACCTGAATTACTCTAATCCTTTTCCTTGTTTTGTTCCTCTATTAAATACCCCCAAACGCTTCCCACACCTTCTACCTACAATCACTAAAATTCCTCTCCTTTTTTCGTCGAAATCTGCGTCCCAGAACTTCTTTTTTCTGGCTCTTTTCCCCTTTTTGTTGGAATCAAACCATTGATCTTTTGGTATTTTTGTGAATGGTGGAAACAATTTGGAGCTGTAGTATATTGATGCTCTCCCCTTGCAAATCGAGGGCGAGCACTCTCCTTCCTCTTTCTGCTGCTTCTGCTTTCGCATTCGGTTCTTGCAAAGAAGGCTGGTACTACCGCTGCCTTGGCCTTGACCCATAAACAACCCCACCTCAATACCTCTATTCCTTTCCACCAATAACccagatttgttttttttttgttatacgccccacaaaataacaaaacaaaccCATTGTTTCTCTTTTCGCGGTTGTTGGTGAATTGTTCATTCATCTGTTTTTGGTTTTGATTCCttttcattttgaattttgaacaaaaaaaatttgaaagaatgtTGCTTTACAAGCAGAAGAAGAACCAGGGTCCCAAGGGCAACAGGCTCCTGATTAGCGTCACTGTTCTCGGAAGTGCTGGGCCGATCCGTTTTGTTGTTAACGAGGAAGAGCTCGTTGCTGCCGTCATTGATACTGCTTTGAAATCCTACGCTCGTGAGGGTCGGCTTCCCGTTCTCGGATCCAATCTTAATGATTTCCTCCTTTATTGCCCCAGTGCTGGATCAGATGGTATGTCGGTTTTCATTTCAAtctttaaagattaaaaaatttccAGGATTTGCTTATTTGATGTTAAATGGTGTTTTATTTGGGAAAAATTAGTAGTATTCATGATTTTGGGTGTTTGGTATGTTTTTTCATTGCAGCACTAAGTCCATGGGAGACAATTGGATCACAAGGGGCAAGGAATTTCATGCTGTGCAAGAAGCCAAGGACTGAGAAAGTGAAAGACGACGGGAAGGCAGCTGAATCAATTAATAGGAAGGCAAGTGGGAATTGGAAGGCATGGTTTAATAAATCCCTCAATCTCAAGATTTCCTCCCATTAATTAAACAATTCCCAACCCTTTATGATCCTTTATTTCTTGGGTTAGCTTTACTTATAAATAAAGCCTTGGAAGTTAGTCTATTATCATTGATGGCCATGGTAGAGTATTGCTTATGTTTTTCACCTTATTTCTCATTTAGGTGAGAAAAGACCTGCAGGAATAAATTTGAACTTGTTTTTCAGTATTTTGCCTTATGCAATAAGAATGAAGAGAACATTCATGGTGTGCTTGATTTTCCATTTCTGTCTTTGAAGTGTTGCGTTCTATTGTTGAATGGCTTTTGATGGATGATTCTATTAATTTCATACCCTACGTAAGGTTTGGCTTACACCCAGTGTTCAAAAAGTTGTTCTGAATTGTCCATAAACATGTATTTTCGGTAGCTTATATCCATTGCTTGAAATGTTCTTCTGACTTGCCCTTAATATTACAAGTTGCTTTCAAggattttgatttggtaattggATATGGCTAGAAATATATAGGACATGATGGATGGACTGAATCATTCAGATTTATGACCAATTTAAGAATTTTATTCAACATTATCGCCTGATGGATGCTTATTCTTAGGAATTGATTCTTTTTATTGAACTTAAGACCCAAAATCAAACCACTTGAGATTAATTAACAGTGTATTATTGAGGAGCTGGTTGTGTGGCACTTTCTGAAGGATCTTTTGAATAATTAGATGTTCGGTGAGGCGAAATAAGCGGCTAATCTTCCGTTATAATTATCGACTTTAAAGGAGTAGGTCTTTGTCCTTGCACAaccctttttctcctctttcaAACTTAAAAAGGCTACTTTGGGTGGGAGCACAAATGGGCTCAAAATCTTGTCAATATGTAAGAAATATGGACTAGGGTCTACTTTCTTTTGTTCAATACATGTTTGGTCTCACGTCGTTAGTTGAAATATACAACTTGGTTTTGTATATGTGCAAGGTAACCTCATGGTTTTTGGCAGATCTTTCCCCTAATCATTTTATTTATGCATAAATAATCGTGCTAAATCACTATTTAGGTTTGAACTTTGCCATTGTTCTCACAGCTTTTAAGTActaatttggattaaaaaaattcaatatgaaaataattgttaaattcaataTTGAAGTGAGAAAAGTTTTCATGAGCTGGGATTAAGAAACGGGGTCCATGCTAGCATGAATGAATTTGGTGAAGCCTTTCAACCAATATTGAACACTAGTTGTAAGGTGGCACGttttatattttagcatttgGACAAGTTGCCAAAAAAGAAGAGAGATGATAATTGTCCCCATCGCACACTGTTGGGGGTTATCATATAGCTACGGCCAGCAGGGTCTCCCTTTCCATCTTCTTTCCTTTTCCATACAGTCGTTTTCAAGAAAAGCAAATGGAGCGTGGCTGGTCAGTTGCCTTCAATGTGCATCTATACATTAATATCTATCGTAGATTTTCTTCTAATAACGTGGAGCCTACACAAAAATGCTTGGAGAATCAAATGGAATGGAAGTTTTCAGAAGTTATGTTGACCATCCTTCCAAAACTGGATGGGTGTGTTCAATATCAAATTCTCTTCAAGTCCAGCATGGCAAGCTTCCTTTTAAGCAATATGCTTTTCTATCCCAAAAGTCCATTTAAAGCTTACTAGTGGGACTTagtcaaatataatataaaaaatttcgtTGGTGTAAGCCCACTTGTGAAAACCAACCATCACAGGCCGCTGTTTCGGCCTAAGCCCACACCTTCTTGCAAACCAAAATCAAACAAATGTTAATTTGAAACAATCCAAGTACAAGTGAAAAGGCATATGCATTAACCAATATTTAACATAAAACATTAGTCAAATATGTGCTATCACTACataattttagatattattgATTTGAATGTTACTTACAAATGCGCTCATTATAAAGATTTTTAAATCATGTTTCGAAATTTACGATTGTTCcttttaataatgttatttttaatgtttgatcCCGCATTTTCTCTTTTAAGAATATTACTCAACATTTATTAGTATACATACACTACACTATCATACAAACTTTAgctttttaaattcaaaatagaaaAGGACAAACAAAACCAACACAATCCAATGAACACTCTTAAATTTGAAATTGTTCAAATCCTTCAAAAACAAGGATTAGCCCTTATCGGTTTTTGGAGAGCACACTAAGGTTGTGGGATTTTTAAGTGTTTATATTGGAGACTATCATGTTTAATTTAAACTtagagttttgttttaattaaattaatctgaatttgaattaataatttaattaagtgtttataatgtttaattttattaaaattgaacttcacaataataaactttataaaagtaacatatttttatttatgtcttaTTTAGTTGATTAGtgagaaaaaattatttaatatatctATATAATGTAAAAAAGCACATGTttatttttgaagaaataaaaatattatattaccATTTTAacattagaaaattaaaatttcaatatattaacaactattatatgataataataaaaagtataaattagGAAAGCAAATTAAGATAAAGGGAAAAAACTAAAACTCTGGTGGGTATGCTCGAACTTAGTTTCTTCAGCTTCAAAAGTAATAAAAAGTAGCTTATCAGAACATAAACAATCAGAAATAAAATAAGACGAAAAATCCTAAACAACACATTCTCCATATAATAAAGTTGTCCTATCTAAAGTATATACcgctttattaaataaaaaattgctcTTTAAGCAAAACGTAATCATAAATGAAAGTTCCAAATTTCGACAAGTTGGATTCAATGATAATATCGTCAAAAGACAAATCCTTTAGCTAAGAGAGCTTCCCTTATGGCCATAACTTCCGCATGAAGCAGAGAGTTTTACCTTTAATGAACTCACGA
This window encodes:
- the LOC107918216 gene encoding uncharacterized protein At4g22758; amino-acid sequence: MLLYKQKKNQGPKGNRLLISVTVLGSAGPIRFVVNEEELVAAVIDTALKSYAREGRLPVLGSNLNDFLLYCPSAGSDALSPWETIGSQGARNFMLCKKPRTEKVKDDGKAAESINRKASGNWKAWFNKSLNLKISSH